Proteins from a genomic interval of Polaribacter sp. Q13:
- a CDS encoding APC family permease, whose protein sequence is MKKHKKLSVLASTAICGNDISSSVLYVSALAIAFAGQYAWVTLLIVSLVLFLFRKIYGEVVGALPLNGGAYNALLNTTSKSMASFAATLTLLSYMATAVISANEAIHYLHHLIPSIPIIIATIILLTFFGVLTIGGVSESAKVAIGIFLFHLASFALLSVFIIFFLLNSGFDIFIENWHLPTTGGSITNAIFLGFAASMLGVSGFESSANFVEEQEKGVFPKTLKNMWIVVSVINPLAALFALSLFAMPLLQSDAYQNTLLIEMASHVGGNWLAILIAIDAFLVLSGAVLTSFVGVSGLLERMALDRILPQYFLKKNKKGSSYRIIIVFLLLTISVLLITNGNVKLLAGVYTISFLSVMALFGIGNVLLKVKRSSLPRPERASWFAIAVAITAVIFALVGNISMEPKDGLPSNLSVFLEYFIPSIIFISIMLNRILLLKVLLKIMHSVFDPFRKAVLNTDRKLLSVIDKINSQEFVFFTKGDNIANLNQVMLYISNNEHTKKLKLVFVANKDNVMPKQLKQEVNFLDREYPEIAIEFIIEEGVFSPELIASLSKKWKIPINFMFIGSPGDRFPYKIEELGGVRLII, encoded by the coding sequence ATGAAAAAGCATAAAAAATTATCTGTTTTAGCATCTACAGCTATTTGTGGAAATGATATAAGTTCATCTGTTTTATATGTGTCTGCGCTAGCGATTGCTTTTGCAGGTCAATATGCTTGGGTAACCTTGCTTATTGTATCATTAGTGCTCTTTTTATTCAGGAAAATATACGGAGAAGTGGTGGGAGCATTGCCTTTAAACGGAGGTGCTTATAACGCTTTATTAAACACAACAAGTAAATCTATGGCTTCTTTTGCGGCTACATTAACCTTGTTATCTTATATGGCTACAGCAGTAATTTCTGCCAATGAAGCCATTCATTATCTGCATCATTTAATTCCTTCAATACCTATAATTATAGCCACTATTATATTACTAACTTTTTTTGGAGTACTAACCATAGGTGGAGTTTCGGAATCGGCAAAGGTTGCTATCGGAATTTTCCTTTTTCATTTAGCCTCTTTTGCACTACTAAGTGTTTTTATCATTTTCTTTTTATTAAATAGTGGTTTTGATATTTTTATAGAAAATTGGCATTTACCAACTACTGGAGGGAGTATAACAAATGCTATTTTTCTAGGTTTTGCAGCCTCCATGTTAGGGGTTTCTGGTTTTGAAAGTTCCGCCAATTTTGTAGAGGAACAAGAAAAAGGTGTTTTTCCTAAAACACTAAAAAATATGTGGATTGTAGTTAGTGTGATCAATCCTTTAGCAGCGCTGTTTGCATTGTCTTTATTTGCAATGCCGCTATTACAAAGCGATGCTTATCAAAATACATTATTAATAGAAATGGCTTCTCATGTTGGTGGTAATTGGTTGGCTATTTTAATTGCTATTGATGCCTTTTTAGTATTAAGTGGAGCGGTGCTTACTAGTTTTGTTGGGGTTTCTGGTTTGTTAGAACGTATGGCCTTAGATCGTATTTTACCTCAGTACTTTCTAAAGAAAAACAAAAAAGGTAGTTCATATCGTATTATTATTGTTTTCTTACTTTTAACAATCTCTGTTTTACTTATTACCAACGGAAACGTAAAACTTTTAGCAGGTGTTTATACCATTTCGTTTTTATCTGTAATGGCTCTTTTTGGAATTGGTAATGTTTTATTGAAAGTAAAAAGATCTAGTTTACCTCGTCCGGAAAGGGCTAGTTGGTTTGCTATTGCAGTTGCAATTACTGCTGTTATTTTTGCTTTAGTAGGTAATATTAGTATGGAACCAAAAGATGGTTTACCTAGTAACTTATCCGTGTTTTTAGAGTATTTTATTCCTTCTATTATTTTTATCAGCATTATGCTAAATAGAATTTTATTACTGAAAGTTTTACTAAAAATAATGCATTCGGTTTTCGATCCTTTTAGAAAAGCAGTATTAAATACGGATAGAAAACTACTTTCTGTCATTGATAAAATTAATTCTCAGGAGTTTGTTTTTTTTACCAAAGGAGATAATATTGCAAATTTAAACCAAGTAATGTTATATATATCTAATAATGAACATACAAAAAAGTTAAAGTTGGTGTTTGTTGCAAATAAAGATAATGTAATGCCCAAACAACTTAAGCAAGAAGTAAACTTTTTAGATAGAGAATACCCTGAAATTGCAATTGAATTTATAATTGAAGAAGGTGTTTTCTCTCCAGAATTAATTGCTAGTCTGTCTAAAAAGTGGAAAATTCCTATTAATTTTATGTTTATTGGTTCTCCTGGAGATCGTTTTCCTTATAAAATTGAAGAATTGGGTGGTGTACGTTTAATTATCTAA
- a CDS encoding TrkH family potassium uptake protein, whose translation MNFVLKKIYKTAFWASVLGLFAFIFHFGFDQTIFVQQLIDGFYFIVIALGLMSTFVRYFERPHLLKRNVAVFDFLSVVYSLCIFYMYLFVGESFQTDLVLDNPMWLVLAVILSFIREFSELKLNLNRIYLNPAQLFILSFLTIIFLGSLLLMMPKATYNGLSFIDALFTSASAVCVTGLAVVNTGTYFTIFGQSIILILIQIGGLGILTFASYFSYFFKGGSTYENQLTLTEMTNSQRIGGVFNTLKNIIVITATVELIAALLIYVSLGDKLVTNFVDKLFFSIFHAISAFCNAGFSTLSNSIYEVGFRFNYPLQLVIIATFFMGSLGFPIVVNLLKYLKHVILNFFRFQTYRKAYKPWVLKINSRINLITTFSLTGIAFILFFIIEYHNTLEEHSLFGKMVNALFIATTPRTAGFNSVDMNALASPTIMITFLLMWIGASPASTGGGIKTSTFAIAILNILSLAKGKNRIEVYRREIADISVKRAFATIALSLFVIGSGIMLITMFNPELGLLKIAFESFSAYSTVGLSLGITASFGIASKLVIIAIMFIGRVSMLSIMVAVFKKIKHKNYRYPSEEITIN comes from the coding sequence ATGAATTTTGTTCTCAAAAAAATATATAAAACGGCATTTTGGGCAAGCGTTTTAGGATTGTTTGCTTTTATATTTCATTTTGGTTTTGATCAAACTATTTTTGTACAACAACTTATAGATGGGTTTTATTTTATCGTAATTGCATTGGGCTTAATGTCTACTTTTGTACGTTATTTTGAAAGACCTCATCTCTTAAAAAGAAATGTAGCGGTATTTGATTTTCTTTCGGTGGTGTATTCTTTATGCATCTTTTACATGTATTTGTTTGTTGGAGAATCTTTTCAGACAGATTTAGTTTTAGACAACCCAATGTGGCTTGTTTTAGCCGTTATTTTATCATTTATTAGAGAATTTTCTGAACTTAAATTAAATTTAAACAGAATTTATTTAAATCCTGCTCAGTTATTTATTTTAAGTTTTTTAACCATTATTTTTCTAGGCTCATTATTATTGATGATGCCAAAGGCCACTTACAATGGTTTATCTTTTATTGATGCCTTATTTACGTCTGCAAGTGCTGTTTGTGTAACAGGTTTAGCCGTGGTTAATACAGGAACTTATTTTACTATTTTCGGACAATCTATTATTCTTATTCTTATTCAAATAGGTGGTTTGGGAATTTTAACTTTTGCCAGTTATTTTAGTTACTTTTTTAAAGGAGGAAGTACTTATGAAAATCAATTGACATTAACTGAAATGACAAATTCGCAAAGAATTGGAGGGGTTTTTAATACTTTAAAAAACATTATTGTAATTACTGCAACGGTAGAGTTAATTGCTGCCTTGCTTATTTATGTCTCTTTAGGAGATAAATTAGTAACCAATTTTGTAGACAAATTGTTTTTCTCCATATTTCATGCTATTTCTGCTTTTTGTAATGCTGGTTTTTCTACATTAAGTAATAGTATTTATGAAGTTGGTTTTCGTTTTAATTACCCGTTACAATTGGTTATAATTGCAACGTTTTTTATGGGGAGTTTAGGGTTTCCTATTGTTGTAAATCTTTTAAAATATTTAAAACATGTAATTCTAAATTTTTTTAGATTTCAAACATACAGAAAAGCTTATAAACCTTGGGTATTAAAAATTAATAGTCGAATTAATTTAATTACCACCTTTTCTCTTACAGGTATTGCATTTATACTTTTCTTTATTATAGAATATCATAATACGTTAGAAGAACATTCTCTTTTCGGGAAAATGGTAAATGCCTTATTTATAGCAACAACGCCTAGAACAGCCGGTTTTAACTCCGTAGATATGAATGCACTAGCATCTCCAACAATAATGATTACATTTTTATTAATGTGGATTGGGGCTTCACCTGCATCCACCGGAGGTGGTATTAAAACAAGTACTTTTGCCATTGCAATTTTAAATATATTAAGTTTAGCAAAAGGAAAAAATAGGATAGAAGTATACAGAAGAGAAATTGCTGATATTTCTGTTAAAAGAGCATTTGCAACCATTGCGCTTTCCTTATTTGTAATAGGTTCTGGAATTATGCTTATCACCATGTTTAATCCCGAATTAGGGTTATTAAAGATCGCTTTCGAAAGTTTTTCTGCCTATAGTACCGTGGGGTTAAGTTTAGGAATTACGGCTAGCTTTGGTATTGCTAGTAAATTAGTTATAATTGCCATTATGTTTATTGGAAGAGTAAGTATGCTTTCTATAATGGTAGCAGTTTTCAAAAAAATTAAACATAAAAATTATCGCTATCCAAGCGAAGAAATAACAATAAACTAA
- a CDS encoding TrkA family potassium uptake protein produces MKYIIVGLGNFGAPLAEKLTTQGNEVIGIDNNMAKVELYKERISHTICMDSTDESTVSGLPLSDTDVVIIAFGEDQGANVMTTALFKNLQVKRLISRAINPLHEKVLNAIGIEEIVHPEEESAERWAKKLCLTNVVDSFELSADFSIIEVNIPTRYIGSTIREIQLRRKYNILALTTIKKTKVRSIVGRSRNEEQVQGVIAPDTVLDENDILVIYGANKDLRNFTNE; encoded by the coding sequence ATGAAGTATATTATTGTAGGATTAGGAAATTTTGGAGCGCCGTTAGCAGAAAAATTAACCACACAAGGAAATGAGGTTATAGGGATAGATAACAATATGGCCAAAGTAGAATTGTATAAAGAAAGAATATCTCATACTATTTGTATGGATTCTACGGATGAATCTACTGTTTCTGGTTTGCCTTTAAGCGATACTGATGTTGTTATTATTGCCTTTGGAGAAGACCAAGGTGCCAATGTAATGACCACGGCATTGTTTAAAAATTTGCAAGTAAAACGATTAATTAGTAGAGCAATTAATCCTTTACATGAAAAAGTTTTAAATGCTATTGGTATAGAAGAAATTGTGCATCCAGAAGAAGAATCTGCAGAGCGATGGGCAAAAAAATTATGTTTAACAAATGTGGTAGATTCTTTTGAGTTAAGTGCAGATTTTAGTATTATAGAAGTAAATATTCCTACAAGATACATTGGTAGCACTATTAGGGAAATTCAGCTACGTAGAAAATATAATATTTTAGCCTTAACCACCATTAAAAAAACAAAAGTAAGAAGTATTGTAGGACGTTCTAGAAATGAAGAACAAGTACAAGGTGTGATTGCTCCAGATACCGTTCTCGATGAAAATGATATTTTAGTAATTTATGGAGCTAATAAAGATTTAAGAAACTTTACAAACGAATAA
- a CDS encoding AraC family transcriptional regulator yields MNTNVIYIKNMVCPRCIDVVKEISEDLKISVKDIQLGKLESNSEINDTLKAVLSKRLKERGFELLEDKNQKIITQIKALIVAQIHHSKEPLIINFSDFIADKLQHEYASLSKLFSSVEGITIEKFILKQKIEHVKELLFYKEYTLSEIAIQMNYSSVAHLSAQFKKETGMSPSQFKKIKDPKHQSLDAF; encoded by the coding sequence ATGAACACAAACGTTATTTACATTAAAAACATGGTTTGCCCACGTTGTATAGACGTGGTAAAAGAAATTAGTGAAGATTTAAAAATATCTGTTAAGGATATTCAATTGGGTAAATTAGAAAGTAATTCAGAAATAAATGATACGCTAAAAGCAGTATTGAGTAAGCGATTAAAAGAAAGAGGTTTTGAGTTGTTAGAAGATAAGAATCAAAAAATTATAACTCAAATTAAAGCGCTAATCGTAGCGCAAATTCATCATTCTAAAGAACCTTTAATCATTAATTTTTCTGATTTTATTGCGGATAAATTACAACATGAATACGCTTCACTTAGCAAACTTTTTTCTTCTGTAGAAGGAATTACTATTGAGAAATTTATTTTAAAACAAAAAATAGAGCACGTAAAAGAACTCCTTTTTTACAAAGAATATACACTGTCAGAAATTGCCATTCAAATGAATTATAGCAGTGTGGCACACCTTTCTGCTCAGTTTAAAAAAGAAACAGGAATGTCTCCTTCTCAGTTTAAAAAAATAAAAGATCCCAAGCATCAATCGTTAGACGCTTTTTAA
- a CDS encoding cation-translocating P-type ATPase: protein MKEQYKVAGMTCASCAISIESYLKPQKGILEVAVNYPNQSVTIKYDESTISLETISKKVKEIGFKLITGNSKDTKKEFEILEKNRLSSLKKKLIFAAIFSIPVFMMSMFLKGKIPYENWIMMALALPVLFYSGSEFYTIAWKRLKKFSTNMDTLVALSTGIAFLFSVFNTLNPQYFLSKGLTPHVYFESAVIIITLILLGRFFEEKAKSKTSSAIKKLMGLQPKKVTAIRNGEEKVITYDEILKGELIILKPGDKIPVDGKVKKGVSFIDESMISGEPIPVEKIKGSKVFAGTINQKGSLRIIANKIGDETLLSQIIKLVEEAQSSKPAIQKMADKIAGIFVPVVISLALITAVLWYFLGPEPSLTYALLTPITVLIIACPCALGLATPTALMVGIGKGAQQGILIKDAQALETAYKIDTLILDKTGTITEGKPKVTDLIWDTKVASTELEKVVLAIETQSEHPIADAIVAHLKVLQTETVGIDSFLSITGLGAEAKFKDEHYHIGNESLMLQKDITIPIALNTKANELKVEAKTVVYVAHQYKVVGVIAVADKVKETTFAAIQKLQQMSIDIHMLTGDNEQTAKAISNKVGIKNYQANVMPADKGAFVKELQAQGKIVAMAGDGINDSHALAQADVGIAMGSGTDIAMESAGITLMHSDLKQISKAIQLSKETMKTIKQNLFWAFIYNIIAIPIAAGALYPINGFLLNPMIAGAAMSMSSISVLSNSLRLKNKKLN, encoded by the coding sequence ATGAAAGAACAATATAAAGTAGCTGGAATGACTTGTGCTTCGTGTGCAATCAGTATAGAATCGTATCTAAAACCACAGAAAGGTATTTTGGAAGTTGCTGTAAACTATCCAAATCAATCGGTAACCATAAAGTACGATGAAAGTACTATTTCACTTGAAACAATTTCTAAAAAAGTAAAGGAAATAGGTTTCAAATTAATTACAGGAAATAGCAAAGACACTAAAAAGGAGTTTGAAATATTAGAGAAGAATAGGTTGAGTTCTCTTAAAAAGAAGTTGATTTTCGCGGCCATATTTTCGATACCAGTTTTTATGATGTCTATGTTTCTTAAAGGGAAAATACCTTATGAAAACTGGATTATGATGGCACTTGCGTTACCAGTTTTATTTTATAGTGGATCAGAATTTTATACGATTGCTTGGAAAAGATTAAAGAAGTTTTCCACAAATATGGATACACTTGTGGCATTAAGTACCGGAATTGCATTTTTATTCAGTGTTTTTAATACGCTGAATCCACAGTATTTTTTAAGCAAAGGACTTACGCCTCATGTGTATTTCGAATCGGCAGTAATTATTATAACCTTAATTTTATTAGGACGTTTTTTTGAAGAGAAAGCAAAAAGCAAAACATCTTCAGCCATTAAAAAATTAATGGGTTTACAACCTAAAAAAGTAACTGCCATTCGAAATGGAGAAGAAAAAGTAATTACATATGATGAAATTTTAAAAGGAGAACTCATTATCTTAAAACCAGGAGATAAAATACCTGTAGACGGAAAAGTAAAAAAAGGAGTTTCTTTTATTGATGAAAGCATGATTTCTGGAGAACCGATTCCTGTTGAAAAAATAAAAGGAAGCAAAGTGTTTGCAGGCACCATCAATCAAAAAGGTTCGTTAAGAATTATTGCCAATAAAATTGGCGATGAAACCTTACTTTCTCAAATTATTAAATTAGTAGAAGAAGCACAATCTAGTAAACCAGCCATTCAAAAAATGGCAGATAAAATTGCAGGAATTTTTGTTCCGGTTGTAATTAGTTTAGCATTAATTACGGCTGTTTTATGGTATTTCTTAGGTCCGGAACCTTCATTAACCTACGCATTATTAACGCCCATTACGGTTTTAATAATTGCTTGTCCGTGTGCGTTAGGCTTGGCAACCCCAACAGCTTTAATGGTAGGTATTGGAAAAGGAGCACAGCAAGGAATTTTAATTAAAGATGCACAAGCGCTAGAAACAGCGTATAAAATTGATACTTTAATTTTAGACAAAACGGGTACTATAACAGAAGGAAAACCAAAAGTAACCGATTTAATTTGGGATACTAAAGTAGCATCTACCGAACTAGAAAAAGTGGTTTTGGCTATAGAAACACAATCAGAACATCCTATTGCAGATGCAATTGTAGCACATTTAAAAGTATTACAGACAGAAACTGTGGGTATTGATTCTTTTTTAAGTATTACAGGTTTAGGAGCGGAAGCAAAGTTTAAGGATGAGCATTATCATATAGGAAATGAAAGTTTAATGCTTCAAAAGGATATTACAATTCCGATTGCTTTAAATACAAAAGCAAACGAATTAAAAGTAGAAGCTAAAACGGTAGTATATGTTGCGCATCAATATAAAGTAGTAGGTGTTATTGCAGTGGCCGATAAAGTAAAAGAAACAACGTTTGCAGCCATTCAAAAATTACAGCAAATGAGTATCGATATTCATATGCTTACTGGTGATAATGAACAAACTGCAAAAGCCATTTCCAACAAAGTTGGGATAAAAAACTATCAAGCCAATGTAATGCCTGCAGACAAAGGTGCTTTTGTTAAAGAGCTACAAGCACAAGGTAAAATTGTAGCGATGGCAGGAGATGGTATAAACGATTCTCATGCTTTGGCGCAAGCAGATGTAGGTATTGCTATGGGAAGCGGAACAGATATTGCCATGGAAAGTGCCGGAATTACTTTAATGCATTCCGATTTAAAACAAATTTCTAAAGCCATTCAATTGTCTAAAGAAACCATGAAAACCATCAAACAGAACTTATTTTGGGCATTTATTTATAACATTATTGCAATACCAATTGCGGCAGGAGCGTTATATCCTATCAATGGTTTTTTATTAAACCCAATGATTGCGGGTGCAGCCATGTCTATGAGTTCCATTTCTGTACTCTCTAACAGTTTAAGATTAAAGAATAAAAAATTAAATTAA
- a CDS encoding heavy-metal-associated domain-containing protein — protein sequence MTTVKYKTNIHCGSCIKSVTPVLNDLDNLDFWKVDLEHDDKILEVKLDDEDKDSVIKAVKSAGFEIEEIQ from the coding sequence ATGACAACCGTAAAATACAAAACAAATATTCATTGTGGTAGCTGTATTAAATCTGTAACACCTGTGCTAAACGATCTAGATAACCTAGATTTTTGGAAAGTAGATTTAGAACATGATGATAAAATTTTAGAGGTAAAATTAGATGATGAAGATAAAGATAGCGTTATAAAGGCTGTTAAAAGTGCTGGTTTTGAAATTGAAGAAATTCAATAA
- a CDS encoding multidrug efflux SMR transporter: MNWILLIIAGLFEVAFATCLGKAKESTGTEATFWYVGFLACLSLSMVLLVKATQELPIGTAYAVWTGVGAIGTVLVGIFIFKEPATFWRLFFISTLIISIVGLKVVSN; this comes from the coding sequence ATGAATTGGATATTATTAATTATTGCCGGACTTTTTGAAGTCGCTTTTGCTACTTGTTTAGGAAAAGCCAAAGAAAGCACGGGTACAGAAGCTACATTTTGGTATGTAGGTTTTTTAGCCTGTTTGTCTTTAAGTATGGTTTTACTTGTAAAGGCAACGCAAGAATTACCAATTGGAACGGCATACGCAGTTTGGACAGGAGTAGGAGCAATAGGAACCGTACTTGTGGGAATCTTCATTTTTAAAGAACCTGCTACTTTTTGGCGTTTGTTTTTTATTTCGACTTTAATAATTTCTATTGTTGGCTTGAAAGTAGTTTCTAATTAA
- a CDS encoding helix-turn-helix transcriptional regulator encodes MKNIPNIAFQGKDRKSIFELLNLSDLFERLDSIEDHEPRQPHRIAFFALLIVTKGTGTHQIDLKDYKVEEGTVLKIAKGQVHSFQRNATYQGFLIIFTEEFLMNYFSKSSINLISNLYNYHLSSPVFKNKIDNEILIHQLQSEIALENSFAHRNIMAAFLDLYLLKLERKSPDNYIPKNKSKQFYTFDQFKSLVENNFTKTRNVKDYANLLFISTKTLNSAVKEFTLNTAKNFIDDYVVLEIKRDMMSTNKSLKEIAFDTGFDEVTNFTKFFKKKMKVSPKEFKNQQFF; translated from the coding sequence TTGAAAAACATTCCAAACATAGCCTTTCAAGGAAAAGATCGTAAAAGCATTTTTGAGCTTTTAAACTTATCAGATTTATTTGAAAGGTTAGATAGCATTGAAGATCATGAACCAAGGCAACCACATAGAATTGCATTTTTTGCCTTGCTAATTGTTACAAAGGGAACTGGCACTCATCAGATAGATTTAAAGGATTATAAGGTTGAAGAAGGTACAGTTCTTAAAATAGCGAAAGGGCAAGTGCATTCTTTTCAAAGAAATGCAACATACCAAGGTTTTTTAATAATTTTTACAGAAGAGTTTCTGATGAATTATTTCTCTAAATCTTCTATTAATTTAATTTCTAATTTATACAATTACCATTTGTCTTCTCCTGTATTTAAAAATAAAATAGACAATGAGATTCTAATACATCAACTGCAATCGGAAATTGCACTAGAGAATAGTTTTGCGCATCGTAATATTATGGCGGCGTTTCTAGATTTGTATTTATTAAAGTTAGAACGTAAATCTCCTGATAATTACATTCCAAAAAACAAGTCGAAACAGTTTTATACTTTTGATCAGTTTAAAAGTTTGGTAGAGAATAATTTTACAAAAACCAGAAATGTAAAAGACTACGCCAATTTATTATTTATTTCTACCAAAACGTTAAATAGTGCCGTAAAAGAATTTACCTTAAACACGGCTAAAAACTTTATTGATGATTATGTTGTCTTAGAAATAAAGCGAGATATGATGAGTACCAACAAAAGCTTAAAAGAAATTGCATTTGATACTGGCTTTGATGAGGTTACTAATTTTACAAAGTTTTTTAAAAAGAAAATGAAGGTAAGTCCGAAAGAATTTAAAAATCAGCAGTTTTTTTAA
- a CDS encoding MoaF N-terminal domain-containing protein yields MKAKLITLLCLALFTVGLGFSQNEPKAENNFQFGQAEHLLDGYSFNFQYQNGAGLHMEFKDGKAKYQWVAGPNKGNGNEDIPYRSTKLGNDMYLVNWHEIGLKDYLTIVFDFDKMVMHSSIIVGYQNKPERTLRTVFTSGIIDHLKRPE; encoded by the coding sequence ATGAAAGCAAAATTAATTACTTTATTATGTCTTGCACTATTTACAGTAGGACTTGGTTTTTCACAAAATGAACCAAAAGCAGAAAATAACTTCCAGTTTGGACAAGCTGAGCACCTTTTAGACGGGTATTCTTTTAATTTTCAATATCAAAATGGTGCTGGATTGCACATGGAATTTAAAGATGGAAAAGCAAAGTATCAATGGGTTGCTGGACCAAATAAAGGAAATGGAAACGAGGACATTCCATACAGGTCAACAAAACTTGGAAACGACATGTATTTAGTGAATTGGCACGAAATAGGTTTAAAAGATTATTTAACCATTGTTTTTGATTTTGATAAAATGGTAATGCACAGTTCTATTATAGTTGGTTATCAAAATAAACCAGAAAGAACTTTAAGAACAGTGTTTACAAGTGGTATTATAGATCATTTAAAAAGACCTGAATAA
- a CDS encoding O-methyltransferase has product MIIEQSNKINVILNQLFNDSKNDQFKIMKGLAKSAFRSIQPIDFKDVYLSISKEQGTELVALIKENNLKNIVEFGTSFGISTLFLAQGILETKGKIITTELIESKAKRATDNFKNAGVLNLLDVRIGNAMETLKGHDEPIDLLFLDGWKDLYLPLFNMLAPNFHKQTIIYVDNANMAASKAFLKVIAETDTYELESKFGGKVVLISIKE; this is encoded by the coding sequence ATGATAATTGAACAATCGAATAAAATAAACGTGATACTAAATCAATTATTTAATGATTCAAAGAACGATCAATTTAAAATAATGAAAGGTTTGGCAAAAAGTGCTTTTAGATCAATTCAACCTATAGATTTTAAAGATGTTTATTTGTCCATATCAAAAGAACAAGGAACAGAATTAGTAGCACTTATTAAAGAAAACAACTTAAAAAATATTGTTGAATTCGGCACATCTTTCGGGATTTCTACTCTTTTCTTAGCACAAGGAATACTTGAAACGAAGGGTAAAATTATTACAACAGAATTAATTGAATCTAAAGCAAAAAGAGCCACCGATAACTTTAAAAACGCAGGTGTTTTAAACCTTTTAGATGTAAGAATTGGTAATGCAATGGAAACCTTAAAAGGGCATGATGAACCTATAGATTTATTATTTTTAGATGGTTGGAAGGATTTGTATTTACCATTATTCAATATGCTTGCACCTAACTTTCATAAGCAAACAATTATTTATGTTGATAATGCAAATATGGCAGCATCTAAAGCGTTTTTAAAAGTAATTGCTGAAACCGATACATATGAATTAGAATCTAAATTTGGAGGAAAAGTAGTCTTAATATCAATAAAGGAATAA
- a CDS encoding nuclear transport factor 2 family protein, giving the protein MNIEENKKNAIAFYKMAYEGNPTKAVALYVGENYIQHNPMVGDGPQAFIDYFDRMQKEFPVKTIEFVRAISEGDLVALHTYQEWPDNDNYVTMDFFRFDKNGKIVEHWDSIQQVPKEALNNNTMYK; this is encoded by the coding sequence ATGAATATAGAGGAAAATAAAAAGAATGCTATTGCTTTTTACAAAATGGCTTATGAAGGGAATCCTACAAAAGCTGTTGCGTTATATGTAGGTGAAAATTATATTCAACACAACCCAATGGTAGGAGATGGACCGCAAGCTTTTATTGATTATTTTGATAGAATGCAAAAGGAATTTCCGGTTAAAACGATTGAGTTTGTAAGAGCAATATCCGAAGGAGATTTGGTTGCCTTACACACCTATCAAGAATGGCCAGACAACGATAATTATGTGACCATGGATTTTTTTAGGTTTGATAAAAACGGTAAAATAGTAGAACATTGGGACAGCATTCAACAAGTACCAAAAGAAGCTTTGAACAATAATACCATGTACAAATAA
- a CDS encoding ferric reductase, translating into MKAIKKNYGWVIVAILALLPMLVIINMFDLDLSNGFSLSLIEGKGADGKTTLEMLYHVSGEFAIRWMTAVLTLTPVFIIFGVMNLFVRQAMGIATAVWSFLYFIIFIWAEGFLETFTQVNYVAGFVAILILIPLFFTSNRKSMKYLKSKWKKLQSYAYAAIFLSLLHVAILDKTWLIYAIVVGIGFIIRIPFIKNKFITNRQIRKRAKL; encoded by the coding sequence ATGAAAGCAATAAAAAAGAATTACGGTTGGGTAATTGTTGCTATTCTAGCACTATTACCAATGCTTGTAATCATCAATATGTTTGATCTAGATCTGTCTAATGGATTTTCTCTTTCTTTGATAGAAGGCAAAGGCGCTGACGGAAAAACGACTTTAGAAATGTTGTATCATGTTTCTGGTGAGTTTGCCATCCGTTGGATGACGGCCGTATTAACATTAACTCCGGTTTTTATCATTTTTGGTGTAATGAACCTATTTGTCCGTCAGGCAATGGGAATTGCAACAGCTGTTTGGAGTTTTCTGTATTTTATTATTTTTATTTGGGCAGAAGGGTTTTTAGAAACTTTTACACAAGTTAATTATGTAGCCGGTTTTGTGGCAATATTAATATTAATTCCGTTGTTTTTTACTTCTAACAGAAAGTCGATGAAGTACCTAAAATCGAAATGGAAAAAATTACAAAGTTATGCGTATGCGGCTATTTTCTTAAGCTTATTACACGTAGCTATTTTAGACAAAACATGGCTTATTTATGCCATAGTTGTTGGTATCGGTTTTATCATAAGAATTCCTTTTATCAAAAATAAGTTTATTACTAATAGACAAATTAGAAAAAGAGCTAAACTTTAA